Proteins encoded by one window of Triplophysa rosa linkage group LG19, Trosa_1v2, whole genome shotgun sequence:
- the dbn1 gene encoding drebrin isoform X5 gives MAVNLSKNRLALLTAYQDVINETSSTDWAVYTYEDDSNDLILSASGDGGLAEMAVTFDITRIMYGFCSIKEPAVTLPRYVLINWVGEDVPDARKCACASHVATIAEFFQVGLEKGVDVIINASSLDDIDPSAIGQRLTNGTVPVASPVLSRLRMKDEENAENVGTTYQKTNAEIEMKKINREEFWEQARRDEEKRKEEERRKATEEQQRFETERMELEKKEQEEREKKYREREKQIEEHRKKMIEEEEVKERSRNQPLIVRTEASYDDPSLEKKESEVEEAAAIIAQRPDNPREFFKQRERVLANSVDVSPVTTHRTDDSTEGILERSMTTGCSPIPKISIQEEKDDFFRKDFAFESPKQTPTQESEIIKTPESIPPQVNTDDSLLDLWDSGPAPATAPSQAAHIMDLMEDTPEPHLAGSSPSLPQPLMSFDEVPDAPYCTTTEDDPSSLVDVAGPDQMTLSYQQALQHASGSDSQEMDDGQLLLTNGDSLLKEGTQASEGYFSQSQEEDFAQSDDCTAKVNPTPVFYNKPPEIDITCWDTDPVMEDDD, from the exons GGCAGTATACACATACGAAGATGACAGTAATGACCTAATCCTGTCTGCTTCAGGAG ATGGCGGCCTGGCAGAGATGGCCGTCACCTTCGATATAACCCGGATCATGTACGGTTTCTGCAGCATAAAAGAGCCCGCAGTGACCCTGCCACGCTACGTCCTCATCAACTGG GTTGGTGAAGATGTGCCTGACGCCAGGAAGTGCGCCTGCGCCAGCCACGTCGCCACCATAGCAGAGTTTTTCCAGGTGGGTCTCgaaaag gGCGTTGACGTCATCATCAATGCCAGCAGCCTGGACGACATCGACCCCTCAGCCATTGGACAGAGACTCACGAATGGGACGGTTCCAGTGGCCAGCCCGGTTCTCAGCCGTCTGCGAATGAAAGACGAGGAGAACGCGGAGAACGTT GGCACCACCTACCAGAAAACGAATGCGGAGATCGAGATGAAGAAAATCAATCGAGAGGAGTTCTGGGAACAAGCCAGG CGAGATGAGGAGAAGAGAaaggaggaggagaggaggaaGGCTACCGAGGAACAGCAACGCTTTGAAACAGAGAGAATGGAGCTGGAGAAGAAAGAGCAGGAGGAACGTGAGAAAAAATATCGCGAGAGGGAGAAGCAGATCGAGGAACACAG GAAGAAGATGATTGAGGAAGAAGAGGTCAAAGAGAGGTCCAGAAATCAACCATTGATTGTAAGA ACAGAAGCCAGCTATGATGATCCATCCCTAGAGAAGAAAGAATCGGAGGTTGAG GAAGCGGCAGCCATCATCGCCCAGAGACCCGACAACCCTCGGGAGTTCTttaagcagagagagagagtgctggCCAACAGCGTGGACGTCTCACCCGTCACCACCCACAGGACCG ATGACTCTACTGAAGGAATTTTGGAGCGCAGCATGACAACCGGATGCAGTCCGATTCCCAAAATCTCCATTCAGGAGGAAAAGGATGACTTTTTCCGAAAGGACTTTG CCTTTGAATCTCCAAAGCAAACCCCAACGCAGGAGTCAGAAATCATCAAGACCCCTGAAAGCATCCCGCCCCAGGTCAACACAGACGACAGCCTGCTAGACCTGTGGGACAGCGGTCCAGCACCTGCTACTGCTCCTTCTCAGGCCGCCCACATCATGGACCTGATGGAGGACACCCCAGAGCCTCATCTCGCCGGCTCCTCCCCCAGCCTCCCGCAGCCGCTCATGAGCTTCGACGAGGTACCTGATGCCCCCTACTGCACCACCACAGAAGACGATCCCTCCAGTCTGGTGGATGTGGCCGGACCGGACCAGATGACCCTGAGTTACCAGCAGGCTCTCCAGCATGCGTCTGGGTCTGACAGTCAAGAGATGGATGACGGACAGCTGCTGTTGACCAATGGAGACTCGCTGCTCAAAGAAGGGACCCAG GCAAGTGAAGGCTATTTCAGCCAATCACAGGAGGAGGATTTCGCCCAGTCAGATGACTGCACTGCAAAAGTGAATCCAACACCAGTTTTTTACAACAAACCACCAG AAATCGACATCACATGCTGGGATACAGACCCCGTGATGGAAGATGACGATTAG
- the dbn1 gene encoding drebrin isoform X2, translated as MAVNLSKNRLALLTAYQDVINETSSTDWAVYTYEDDSNDLILSASGDGGLAEMAVTFDITRIMYGFCSIKEPAVTLPRYVLINWVGEDVPDARKCACASHVATIAEFFQVGLEKGVDVIINASSLDDIDPSAIGQRLTNGTVPVASPVLSRLRMKDEENAENVGTTYQKTNAEIEMKKINREEFWEQARRDEEKRKEEERRKATEEQQRFETERMELEKKEQEEREKKYREREKQIEEHRKKMIEEEEVKERSRNQPLITEASYDDPSLEKKESEVEEAAAIIAQRPDNPREFFKQRERVLANSVDVSPVTTHRTAAPSPSPGRLDSPFLRQQHSPSDCSPSPSRTPPHTRRQPGSPDDSTEGILERSMTTGCSPIPKISIQEEKDDFFRKDFAFESPKQTPTQESEIIKTPESIPPQVNTDDSLLDLWDSGPAPATAPSQAAHIMDLMEDTPEPHLAGSSPSLPQPLMSFDEVPDAPYCTTTEDDPSSLVDVAGPDQMTLSYQQALQHASGSDSQEMDDGQLLLTNGDSLLKEGTQASEGYFSQSQEEDFAQSDDCTAKVNPTPVFYNKPPEIDITCWDTDPVMEDDD; from the exons GGCAGTATACACATACGAAGATGACAGTAATGACCTAATCCTGTCTGCTTCAGGAG ATGGCGGCCTGGCAGAGATGGCCGTCACCTTCGATATAACCCGGATCATGTACGGTTTCTGCAGCATAAAAGAGCCCGCAGTGACCCTGCCACGCTACGTCCTCATCAACTGG GTTGGTGAAGATGTGCCTGACGCCAGGAAGTGCGCCTGCGCCAGCCACGTCGCCACCATAGCAGAGTTTTTCCAGGTGGGTCTCgaaaag gGCGTTGACGTCATCATCAATGCCAGCAGCCTGGACGACATCGACCCCTCAGCCATTGGACAGAGACTCACGAATGGGACGGTTCCAGTGGCCAGCCCGGTTCTCAGCCGTCTGCGAATGAAAGACGAGGAGAACGCGGAGAACGTT GGCACCACCTACCAGAAAACGAATGCGGAGATCGAGATGAAGAAAATCAATCGAGAGGAGTTCTGGGAACAAGCCAGG CGAGATGAGGAGAAGAGAaaggaggaggagaggaggaaGGCTACCGAGGAACAGCAACGCTTTGAAACAGAGAGAATGGAGCTGGAGAAGAAAGAGCAGGAGGAACGTGAGAAAAAATATCGCGAGAGGGAGAAGCAGATCGAGGAACACAG GAAGAAGATGATTGAGGAAGAAGAGGTCAAAGAGAGGTCCAGAAATCAACCATTGATT ACAGAAGCCAGCTATGATGATCCATCCCTAGAGAAGAAAGAATCGGAGGTTGAG GAAGCGGCAGCCATCATCGCCCAGAGACCCGACAACCCTCGGGAGTTCTttaagcagagagagagagtgctggCCAACAGCGTGGACGTCTCACCCGTCACCACCCACAGGACCG CGGCCCCGTCTCCATCACCGGGCCGCTTGGACAGTCCGTTCTTGAGGCAGCAGCACAGTCCATCCGATTGCAGCCCGTCCCCCTCTCGCACCCCGCCCCATACGCGGCGGCAGCCAGGTTCACCTG ATGACTCTACTGAAGGAATTTTGGAGCGCAGCATGACAACCGGATGCAGTCCGATTCCCAAAATCTCCATTCAGGAGGAAAAGGATGACTTTTTCCGAAAGGACTTTG CCTTTGAATCTCCAAAGCAAACCCCAACGCAGGAGTCAGAAATCATCAAGACCCCTGAAAGCATCCCGCCCCAGGTCAACACAGACGACAGCCTGCTAGACCTGTGGGACAGCGGTCCAGCACCTGCTACTGCTCCTTCTCAGGCCGCCCACATCATGGACCTGATGGAGGACACCCCAGAGCCTCATCTCGCCGGCTCCTCCCCCAGCCTCCCGCAGCCGCTCATGAGCTTCGACGAGGTACCTGATGCCCCCTACTGCACCACCACAGAAGACGATCCCTCCAGTCTGGTGGATGTGGCCGGACCGGACCAGATGACCCTGAGTTACCAGCAGGCTCTCCAGCATGCGTCTGGGTCTGACAGTCAAGAGATGGATGACGGACAGCTGCTGTTGACCAATGGAGACTCGCTGCTCAAAGAAGGGACCCAG GCAAGTGAAGGCTATTTCAGCCAATCACAGGAGGAGGATTTCGCCCAGTCAGATGACTGCACTGCAAAAGTGAATCCAACACCAGTTTTTTACAACAAACCACCAG AAATCGACATCACATGCTGGGATACAGACCCCGTGATGGAAGATGACGATTAG
- the dbn1 gene encoding drebrin isoform X3 has product MAVNLSKNRLALLTAYQDVINETSSTDWAVYTYEDDSNDLILSASGDGGLAEMAVTFDITRIMYGFCSIKEPAVTLPRYVLINWVGEDVPDARKCACASHVATIAEFFQGVDVIINASSLDDIDPSAIGQRLTNGTVPVASPVLSRLRMKDEENAENVGTTYQKTNAEIEMKKINREEFWEQARRDEEKRKEEERRKATEEQQRFETERMELEKKEQEEREKKYREREKQIEEHRKKMIEEEEVKERSRNQPLIVRTEASYDDPSLEKKESEVEEAAAIIAQRPDNPREFFKQRERVLANSVDVSPVTTHRTAAPSPSPGRLDSPFLRQQHSPSDCSPSPSRTPPHTRRQPGSPDDSTEGILERSMTTGCSPIPKISIQEEKDDFFRKDFAFESPKQTPTQESEIIKTPESIPPQVNTDDSLLDLWDSGPAPATAPSQAAHIMDLMEDTPEPHLAGSSPSLPQPLMSFDEVPDAPYCTTTEDDPSSLVDVAGPDQMTLSYQQALQHASGSDSQEMDDGQLLLTNGDSLLKEGTQASEGYFSQSQEEDFAQSDDCTAKVNPTPVFYNKPPEIDITCWDTDPVMEDDD; this is encoded by the exons GGCAGTATACACATACGAAGATGACAGTAATGACCTAATCCTGTCTGCTTCAGGAG ATGGCGGCCTGGCAGAGATGGCCGTCACCTTCGATATAACCCGGATCATGTACGGTTTCTGCAGCATAAAAGAGCCCGCAGTGACCCTGCCACGCTACGTCCTCATCAACTGG GTTGGTGAAGATGTGCCTGACGCCAGGAAGTGCGCCTGCGCCAGCCACGTCGCCACCATAGCAGAGTTTTTCCAG gGCGTTGACGTCATCATCAATGCCAGCAGCCTGGACGACATCGACCCCTCAGCCATTGGACAGAGACTCACGAATGGGACGGTTCCAGTGGCCAGCCCGGTTCTCAGCCGTCTGCGAATGAAAGACGAGGAGAACGCGGAGAACGTT GGCACCACCTACCAGAAAACGAATGCGGAGATCGAGATGAAGAAAATCAATCGAGAGGAGTTCTGGGAACAAGCCAGG CGAGATGAGGAGAAGAGAaaggaggaggagaggaggaaGGCTACCGAGGAACAGCAACGCTTTGAAACAGAGAGAATGGAGCTGGAGAAGAAAGAGCAGGAGGAACGTGAGAAAAAATATCGCGAGAGGGAGAAGCAGATCGAGGAACACAG GAAGAAGATGATTGAGGAAGAAGAGGTCAAAGAGAGGTCCAGAAATCAACCATTGATTGTAAGA ACAGAAGCCAGCTATGATGATCCATCCCTAGAGAAGAAAGAATCGGAGGTTGAG GAAGCGGCAGCCATCATCGCCCAGAGACCCGACAACCCTCGGGAGTTCTttaagcagagagagagagtgctggCCAACAGCGTGGACGTCTCACCCGTCACCACCCACAGGACCG CGGCCCCGTCTCCATCACCGGGCCGCTTGGACAGTCCGTTCTTGAGGCAGCAGCACAGTCCATCCGATTGCAGCCCGTCCCCCTCTCGCACCCCGCCCCATACGCGGCGGCAGCCAGGTTCACCTG ATGACTCTACTGAAGGAATTTTGGAGCGCAGCATGACAACCGGATGCAGTCCGATTCCCAAAATCTCCATTCAGGAGGAAAAGGATGACTTTTTCCGAAAGGACTTTG CCTTTGAATCTCCAAAGCAAACCCCAACGCAGGAGTCAGAAATCATCAAGACCCCTGAAAGCATCCCGCCCCAGGTCAACACAGACGACAGCCTGCTAGACCTGTGGGACAGCGGTCCAGCACCTGCTACTGCTCCTTCTCAGGCCGCCCACATCATGGACCTGATGGAGGACACCCCAGAGCCTCATCTCGCCGGCTCCTCCCCCAGCCTCCCGCAGCCGCTCATGAGCTTCGACGAGGTACCTGATGCCCCCTACTGCACCACCACAGAAGACGATCCCTCCAGTCTGGTGGATGTGGCCGGACCGGACCAGATGACCCTGAGTTACCAGCAGGCTCTCCAGCATGCGTCTGGGTCTGACAGTCAAGAGATGGATGACGGACAGCTGCTGTTGACCAATGGAGACTCGCTGCTCAAAGAAGGGACCCAG GCAAGTGAAGGCTATTTCAGCCAATCACAGGAGGAGGATTTCGCCCAGTCAGATGACTGCACTGCAAAAGTGAATCCAACACCAGTTTTTTACAACAAACCACCAG AAATCGACATCACATGCTGGGATACAGACCCCGTGATGGAAGATGACGATTAG
- the dbn1 gene encoding drebrin isoform X1 has translation MAVNLSKNRLALLTAYQDVINETSSTDWAVYTYEDDSNDLILSASGDGGLAEMAVTFDITRIMYGFCSIKEPAVTLPRYVLINWVGEDVPDARKCACASHVATIAEFFQVGLEKGVDVIINASSLDDIDPSAIGQRLTNGTVPVASPVLSRLRMKDEENAENVGTTYQKTNAEIEMKKINREEFWEQARRDEEKRKEEERRKATEEQQRFETERMELEKKEQEEREKKYREREKQIEEHRKKMIEEEEVKERSRNQPLIVRTEASYDDPSLEKKESEVEEAAAIIAQRPDNPREFFKQRERVLANSVDVSPVTTHRTAAPSPSPGRLDSPFLRQQHSPSDCSPSPSRTPPHTRRQPGSPDDSTEGILERSMTTGCSPIPKISIQEEKDDFFRKDFAFESPKQTPTQESEIIKTPESIPPQVNTDDSLLDLWDSGPAPATAPSQAAHIMDLMEDTPEPHLAGSSPSLPQPLMSFDEVPDAPYCTTTEDDPSSLVDVAGPDQMTLSYQQALQHASGSDSQEMDDGQLLLTNGDSLLKEGTQASEGYFSQSQEEDFAQSDDCTAKVNPTPVFYNKPPEIDITCWDTDPVMEDDD, from the exons GGCAGTATACACATACGAAGATGACAGTAATGACCTAATCCTGTCTGCTTCAGGAG ATGGCGGCCTGGCAGAGATGGCCGTCACCTTCGATATAACCCGGATCATGTACGGTTTCTGCAGCATAAAAGAGCCCGCAGTGACCCTGCCACGCTACGTCCTCATCAACTGG GTTGGTGAAGATGTGCCTGACGCCAGGAAGTGCGCCTGCGCCAGCCACGTCGCCACCATAGCAGAGTTTTTCCAGGTGGGTCTCgaaaag gGCGTTGACGTCATCATCAATGCCAGCAGCCTGGACGACATCGACCCCTCAGCCATTGGACAGAGACTCACGAATGGGACGGTTCCAGTGGCCAGCCCGGTTCTCAGCCGTCTGCGAATGAAAGACGAGGAGAACGCGGAGAACGTT GGCACCACCTACCAGAAAACGAATGCGGAGATCGAGATGAAGAAAATCAATCGAGAGGAGTTCTGGGAACAAGCCAGG CGAGATGAGGAGAAGAGAaaggaggaggagaggaggaaGGCTACCGAGGAACAGCAACGCTTTGAAACAGAGAGAATGGAGCTGGAGAAGAAAGAGCAGGAGGAACGTGAGAAAAAATATCGCGAGAGGGAGAAGCAGATCGAGGAACACAG GAAGAAGATGATTGAGGAAGAAGAGGTCAAAGAGAGGTCCAGAAATCAACCATTGATTGTAAGA ACAGAAGCCAGCTATGATGATCCATCCCTAGAGAAGAAAGAATCGGAGGTTGAG GAAGCGGCAGCCATCATCGCCCAGAGACCCGACAACCCTCGGGAGTTCTttaagcagagagagagagtgctggCCAACAGCGTGGACGTCTCACCCGTCACCACCCACAGGACCG CGGCCCCGTCTCCATCACCGGGCCGCTTGGACAGTCCGTTCTTGAGGCAGCAGCACAGTCCATCCGATTGCAGCCCGTCCCCCTCTCGCACCCCGCCCCATACGCGGCGGCAGCCAGGTTCACCTG ATGACTCTACTGAAGGAATTTTGGAGCGCAGCATGACAACCGGATGCAGTCCGATTCCCAAAATCTCCATTCAGGAGGAAAAGGATGACTTTTTCCGAAAGGACTTTG CCTTTGAATCTCCAAAGCAAACCCCAACGCAGGAGTCAGAAATCATCAAGACCCCTGAAAGCATCCCGCCCCAGGTCAACACAGACGACAGCCTGCTAGACCTGTGGGACAGCGGTCCAGCACCTGCTACTGCTCCTTCTCAGGCCGCCCACATCATGGACCTGATGGAGGACACCCCAGAGCCTCATCTCGCCGGCTCCTCCCCCAGCCTCCCGCAGCCGCTCATGAGCTTCGACGAGGTACCTGATGCCCCCTACTGCACCACCACAGAAGACGATCCCTCCAGTCTGGTGGATGTGGCCGGACCGGACCAGATGACCCTGAGTTACCAGCAGGCTCTCCAGCATGCGTCTGGGTCTGACAGTCAAGAGATGGATGACGGACAGCTGCTGTTGACCAATGGAGACTCGCTGCTCAAAGAAGGGACCCAG GCAAGTGAAGGCTATTTCAGCCAATCACAGGAGGAGGATTTCGCCCAGTCAGATGACTGCACTGCAAAAGTGAATCCAACACCAGTTTTTTACAACAAACCACCAG AAATCGACATCACATGCTGGGATACAGACCCCGTGATGGAAGATGACGATTAG
- the dbn1 gene encoding drebrin isoform X6: MAVNLSKNRLALLTAYQDVINETSSTDWAVYTYEDDSNDLILSASGDGGLAEMAVTFDITRIMYGFCSIKEPAVTLPRYVLINWVGEDVPDARKCACASHVATIAEFFQVGLEKGVDVIINASSLDDIDPSAIGQRLTNGTVPVASPVLSRLRMKDEENAENVGTTYQKTNAEIEMKKINREEFWEQARRDEEKRKEEERRKATEEQQRFETERMELEKKEQEEREKKYREREKQIEEHRKKMIEEEEVKERSRNQPLIVRTEASYDDPSLEKKESEVEEAAAIIAQRPDNPREFFKQRERVLANSVDVSPVTTHRTGILERSMTTGCSPIPKISIQEEKDDFFRKDFAFESPKQTPTQESEIIKTPESIPPQVNTDDSLLDLWDSGPAPATAPSQAAHIMDLMEDTPEPHLAGSSPSLPQPLMSFDEVPDAPYCTTTEDDPSSLVDVAGPDQMTLSYQQALQHASGSDSQEMDDGQLLLTNGDSLLKEGTQASEGYFSQSQEEDFAQSDDCTAKVNPTPVFYNKPPEIDITCWDTDPVMEDDD, from the exons GGCAGTATACACATACGAAGATGACAGTAATGACCTAATCCTGTCTGCTTCAGGAG ATGGCGGCCTGGCAGAGATGGCCGTCACCTTCGATATAACCCGGATCATGTACGGTTTCTGCAGCATAAAAGAGCCCGCAGTGACCCTGCCACGCTACGTCCTCATCAACTGG GTTGGTGAAGATGTGCCTGACGCCAGGAAGTGCGCCTGCGCCAGCCACGTCGCCACCATAGCAGAGTTTTTCCAGGTGGGTCTCgaaaag gGCGTTGACGTCATCATCAATGCCAGCAGCCTGGACGACATCGACCCCTCAGCCATTGGACAGAGACTCACGAATGGGACGGTTCCAGTGGCCAGCCCGGTTCTCAGCCGTCTGCGAATGAAAGACGAGGAGAACGCGGAGAACGTT GGCACCACCTACCAGAAAACGAATGCGGAGATCGAGATGAAGAAAATCAATCGAGAGGAGTTCTGGGAACAAGCCAGG CGAGATGAGGAGAAGAGAaaggaggaggagaggaggaaGGCTACCGAGGAACAGCAACGCTTTGAAACAGAGAGAATGGAGCTGGAGAAGAAAGAGCAGGAGGAACGTGAGAAAAAATATCGCGAGAGGGAGAAGCAGATCGAGGAACACAG GAAGAAGATGATTGAGGAAGAAGAGGTCAAAGAGAGGTCCAGAAATCAACCATTGATTGTAAGA ACAGAAGCCAGCTATGATGATCCATCCCTAGAGAAGAAAGAATCGGAGGTTGAG GAAGCGGCAGCCATCATCGCCCAGAGACCCGACAACCCTCGGGAGTTCTttaagcagagagagagagtgctggCCAACAGCGTGGACGTCTCACCCGTCACCACCCACAGGACCG GAATTTTGGAGCGCAGCATGACAACCGGATGCAGTCCGATTCCCAAAATCTCCATTCAGGAGGAAAAGGATGACTTTTTCCGAAAGGACTTTG CCTTTGAATCTCCAAAGCAAACCCCAACGCAGGAGTCAGAAATCATCAAGACCCCTGAAAGCATCCCGCCCCAGGTCAACACAGACGACAGCCTGCTAGACCTGTGGGACAGCGGTCCAGCACCTGCTACTGCTCCTTCTCAGGCCGCCCACATCATGGACCTGATGGAGGACACCCCAGAGCCTCATCTCGCCGGCTCCTCCCCCAGCCTCCCGCAGCCGCTCATGAGCTTCGACGAGGTACCTGATGCCCCCTACTGCACCACCACAGAAGACGATCCCTCCAGTCTGGTGGATGTGGCCGGACCGGACCAGATGACCCTGAGTTACCAGCAGGCTCTCCAGCATGCGTCTGGGTCTGACAGTCAAGAGATGGATGACGGACAGCTGCTGTTGACCAATGGAGACTCGCTGCTCAAAGAAGGGACCCAG GCAAGTGAAGGCTATTTCAGCCAATCACAGGAGGAGGATTTCGCCCAGTCAGATGACTGCACTGCAAAAGTGAATCCAACACCAGTTTTTTACAACAAACCACCAG AAATCGACATCACATGCTGGGATACAGACCCCGTGATGGAAGATGACGATTAG
- the dbn1 gene encoding drebrin isoform X4 translates to MAVNLSKNRLALLTAYQDVINETSSTDWAVYTYEDDSNDLILSASGDGGLAEMAVTFDITRIMYGFCSIKEPAVTLPRYVLINWVGEDVPDARKCACASHVATIAEFFQVGLEKGVDVIINASSLDDIDPSAIGQRLTNGTVPVASPVLSRLRMKDEENAENVGTTYQKTNAEIEMKKINREEFWEQARRDEEKRKEEERRKATEEQQRFETERMELEKKEQEEREKKYREREKQIEEHRKKMIEEEEVKERSRNQPLIVRTEASYDDPSLEKKESEVEEAAAIIAQRPDNPREFFKQRERVLANSVDVSPVTTHRTAAPSPSPGRLDSPFLRQQHSPSDCSPSPSRTPPHTRRQPGSPGILERSMTTGCSPIPKISIQEEKDDFFRKDFAFESPKQTPTQESEIIKTPESIPPQVNTDDSLLDLWDSGPAPATAPSQAAHIMDLMEDTPEPHLAGSSPSLPQPLMSFDEVPDAPYCTTTEDDPSSLVDVAGPDQMTLSYQQALQHASGSDSQEMDDGQLLLTNGDSLLKEGTQASEGYFSQSQEEDFAQSDDCTAKVNPTPVFYNKPPEIDITCWDTDPVMEDDD, encoded by the exons GGCAGTATACACATACGAAGATGACAGTAATGACCTAATCCTGTCTGCTTCAGGAG ATGGCGGCCTGGCAGAGATGGCCGTCACCTTCGATATAACCCGGATCATGTACGGTTTCTGCAGCATAAAAGAGCCCGCAGTGACCCTGCCACGCTACGTCCTCATCAACTGG GTTGGTGAAGATGTGCCTGACGCCAGGAAGTGCGCCTGCGCCAGCCACGTCGCCACCATAGCAGAGTTTTTCCAGGTGGGTCTCgaaaag gGCGTTGACGTCATCATCAATGCCAGCAGCCTGGACGACATCGACCCCTCAGCCATTGGACAGAGACTCACGAATGGGACGGTTCCAGTGGCCAGCCCGGTTCTCAGCCGTCTGCGAATGAAAGACGAGGAGAACGCGGAGAACGTT GGCACCACCTACCAGAAAACGAATGCGGAGATCGAGATGAAGAAAATCAATCGAGAGGAGTTCTGGGAACAAGCCAGG CGAGATGAGGAGAAGAGAaaggaggaggagaggaggaaGGCTACCGAGGAACAGCAACGCTTTGAAACAGAGAGAATGGAGCTGGAGAAGAAAGAGCAGGAGGAACGTGAGAAAAAATATCGCGAGAGGGAGAAGCAGATCGAGGAACACAG GAAGAAGATGATTGAGGAAGAAGAGGTCAAAGAGAGGTCCAGAAATCAACCATTGATTGTAAGA ACAGAAGCCAGCTATGATGATCCATCCCTAGAGAAGAAAGAATCGGAGGTTGAG GAAGCGGCAGCCATCATCGCCCAGAGACCCGACAACCCTCGGGAGTTCTttaagcagagagagagagtgctggCCAACAGCGTGGACGTCTCACCCGTCACCACCCACAGGACCG CGGCCCCGTCTCCATCACCGGGCCGCTTGGACAGTCCGTTCTTGAGGCAGCAGCACAGTCCATCCGATTGCAGCCCGTCCCCCTCTCGCACCCCGCCCCATACGCGGCGGCAGCCAGGTTCACCTG GAATTTTGGAGCGCAGCATGACAACCGGATGCAGTCCGATTCCCAAAATCTCCATTCAGGAGGAAAAGGATGACTTTTTCCGAAAGGACTTTG CCTTTGAATCTCCAAAGCAAACCCCAACGCAGGAGTCAGAAATCATCAAGACCCCTGAAAGCATCCCGCCCCAGGTCAACACAGACGACAGCCTGCTAGACCTGTGGGACAGCGGTCCAGCACCTGCTACTGCTCCTTCTCAGGCCGCCCACATCATGGACCTGATGGAGGACACCCCAGAGCCTCATCTCGCCGGCTCCTCCCCCAGCCTCCCGCAGCCGCTCATGAGCTTCGACGAGGTACCTGATGCCCCCTACTGCACCACCACAGAAGACGATCCCTCCAGTCTGGTGGATGTGGCCGGACCGGACCAGATGACCCTGAGTTACCAGCAGGCTCTCCAGCATGCGTCTGGGTCTGACAGTCAAGAGATGGATGACGGACAGCTGCTGTTGACCAATGGAGACTCGCTGCTCAAAGAAGGGACCCAG GCAAGTGAAGGCTATTTCAGCCAATCACAGGAGGAGGATTTCGCCCAGTCAGATGACTGCACTGCAAAAGTGAATCCAACACCAGTTTTTTACAACAAACCACCAG AAATCGACATCACATGCTGGGATACAGACCCCGTGATGGAAGATGACGATTAG